A genomic window from bacterium includes:
- a CDS encoding MmgE/PrpD family protein, whose translation MHAIGGNLATLAEQLADFTARVKYADLSAEAIYEVKRFLWDSLGCAYGGLNTRDASMMREFMRDLGGPQESTVIGTGERAPAAHTSLVNALLIRALDYNDIYWNQDPSHPSDIIPAALSVGEARNKTGKDLILGIALAYEFEMRFCQAAVPGIRERKWHHASLTAFVSPLVAGKMMGLNAEQLTHAMGISASHSMTLGCVTAGKLTMMKNTVDPMATQSGVIAAMLAEKGYHGPAHVIDGKEGLMQCLGPEWDLGRFTDGLGQSWQVLQCGMKAFPTEALTHAPISGVLQLVMENDLSPDQIVQVDIDTLSKAADILSDPSKYNPTTRETADHSLPYCLAAAIVLRRVTTDIFEEEYLFHPQIRETLPKIKVRAEPTFEKQFPKVQPCNVTITLTDGKKLTKHLDWPKGDPRSPMTDEEVDRKVLGLTEDKLSDKARASLRDKVFHLEKIGAIGELMTATRCDIG comes from the coding sequence ATTCACGCCATAGGAGGCAACTTGGCAACCCTTGCGGAGCAACTGGCGGATTTCACGGCCCGCGTAAAATACGCGGATTTGTCGGCGGAAGCGATCTACGAGGTGAAGAGATTCCTGTGGGATTCGCTAGGCTGCGCGTACGGCGGCCTGAACACGCGGGACGCTTCGATGATGCGCGAGTTCATGCGCGACTTGGGCGGTCCCCAGGAATCCACGGTGATCGGAACCGGAGAGCGCGCTCCGGCGGCCCACACCAGTCTGGTGAACGCGCTGCTCATTCGAGCCCTCGATTACAACGACATCTACTGGAATCAAGACCCGAGTCATCCCTCGGACATTATTCCCGCCGCGCTGAGCGTCGGCGAAGCCCGGAATAAGACGGGAAAGGACTTGATTCTCGGCATCGCTCTGGCCTACGAATTCGAAATGCGGTTTTGTCAGGCCGCGGTTCCGGGGATTCGCGAGCGCAAGTGGCATCACGCGTCGCTGACCGCCTTCGTATCGCCGCTGGTGGCGGGAAAGATGATGGGGCTGAACGCGGAGCAACTGACCCATGCGATGGGCATCTCGGCTTCGCACTCCATGACCCTGGGTTGCGTGACGGCGGGCAAGCTGACGATGATGAAAAACACCGTAGATCCGATGGCGACCCAGAGCGGCGTGATCGCGGCAATGCTTGCGGAAAAGGGCTATCACGGACCGGCCCACGTAATTGACGGAAAAGAAGGGCTGATGCAGTGCCTGGGACCGGAATGGGATCTGGGACGGTTTACCGACGGACTGGGACAGAGCTGGCAGGTTCTGCAGTGCGGCATGAAAGCGTTTCCCACCGAAGCGCTGACCCACGCCCCGATCTCGGGAGTGCTGCAGCTTGTCATGGAGAACGATCTGTCGCCCGATCAGATCGTACAGGTGGACATTGATACGCTCAGCAAGGCCGCCGATATTCTGTCCGATCCGTCCAAGTACAACCCCACCACCCGCGAGACCGCCGATCATTCGCTGCCCTACTGTCTGGCGGCGGCGATCGTACTGCGACGCGTAACGACGGATATCTTCGAGGAAGAGTATCTCTTCCATCCCCAGATTCGGGAGACGCTGCCGAAGATCAAGGTTCGCGCGGAACCGACGTTTGAAAAGCAATTTCCGAAGGTGCAGCCGTGCAACGTGACGATCACGCTCACGGACGGGAAAAAGCTCACGAAACATCTCGACTGGCCGAAGGGCGATCCGCGTTCCCCGATGACGGACGAGGAGGTTGACCGGAAAGTTCTCGGTCTGACCGAGGATAAGCTCTCCGACAAGGCGAGAGCGTCGTTGCGCGACAAGGTATTCCACCTCGAAAAAATCGGCGCTATCGGTGAACTGATGACCGCGACGCGATGCGACATCGGATAG
- a CDS encoding MFS transporter, translated as MRSLFRFRRRNPGQVWAWATYDFANSAFATTILAVVFNAYYAGTVAGGSEGTMLWGTRVPGATMFTLFMAASMILIALTSPILAAFSDLSGLKKRMLGLHLGLGVVSTALLYTVDKGEWLWGGILFVVAQIGFAGGNVFYNAMLYDVADPEDYGKVSGLGWAWGYIGGGLLLGVNLIMLRYPGLLGLPEGFFGVQHCFVSVAIWWVVFAIPIFRYVPTAKGKIKRRIGQNLRAAFGSLGEIFRRLRDLPNLTKYFIAFLLYNDGIETIIVMAAIFANQELAFSSSDLIVFFLVIQFVGFFGSLFFGWLVDRIGGRRAILASLIGWLVVVVWAWKLGTFGDAVREFWILGVITGLVMGGSQAASRSLQATLIPPGRSAEFFSFFGISGKFAGAVGPLIFGLAVLLTGSLREGILSLLVLFGGGFLMLLIVKEEKGRVEALSFEQVRMDRAAHEFPQD; from the coding sequence GTGCGGAGTCTTTTCCGGTTTCGCCGTCGGAATCCCGGTCAGGTGTGGGCGTGGGCGACCTACGATTTCGCGAACTCAGCCTTCGCCACGACGATTCTGGCCGTGGTCTTCAACGCCTACTACGCCGGAACCGTCGCGGGCGGAAGCGAAGGGACGATGCTGTGGGGGACGCGCGTGCCGGGGGCGACGATGTTCACGCTGTTCATGGCGGCGAGCATGATTCTGATCGCGTTGACGTCACCGATTCTGGCGGCATTCAGTGATCTTTCCGGTCTGAAGAAGCGCATGCTCGGATTGCATCTGGGGCTGGGAGTCGTTTCGACCGCGCTGCTGTACACGGTGGACAAGGGCGAATGGCTGTGGGGGGGGATTCTGTTCGTGGTGGCGCAGATCGGTTTCGCGGGCGGCAACGTGTTCTATAACGCGATGCTCTATGACGTGGCGGATCCCGAGGACTACGGCAAGGTGTCCGGTCTGGGATGGGCGTGGGGGTATATCGGCGGCGGACTTCTGCTCGGCGTGAATCTGATCATGCTCCGCTATCCCGGACTGCTCGGATTGCCGGAAGGATTTTTCGGCGTTCAGCATTGCTTCGTTTCGGTGGCGATCTGGTGGGTGGTGTTCGCGATTCCGATCTTCCGCTACGTTCCCACCGCAAAGGGAAAGATTAAGAGAAGGATCGGACAAAACTTGCGGGCGGCATTCGGTTCGCTGGGGGAGATTTTTCGCCGGCTTCGCGACCTGCCCAATCTCACGAAGTATTTCATCGCGTTCCTGCTCTACAATGACGGCATCGAGACGATTATCGTCATGGCCGCGATCTTCGCCAATCAGGAACTGGCGTTTTCGAGCAGCGATCTGATCGTATTTTTTCTGGTGATTCAGTTCGTAGGCTTTTTCGGTTCGCTGTTTTTCGGATGGCTGGTGGACCGGATCGGCGGACGGCGGGCGATTTTGGCGTCACTGATCGGATGGCTGGTGGTGGTGGTATGGGCGTGGAAACTCGGAACGTTCGGCGATGCGGTGCGCGAGTTTTGGATTCTGGGAGTCATCACCGGTCTGGTCATGGGAGGATCGCAGGCGGCGTCGCGCTCCTTGCAGGCAACCTTGATTCCGCCCGGGAGATCGGCGGAGTTCTTCAGCTTTTTCGGGATTTCCGGCAAATTCGCGGGCGCCGTCGGCCCGCTGATCTTCGGCTTGGCCGTTCTGTTGACGGGCAGTTTGCGGGAAGGCATTCTTTCCTTGCTGGTTCTGTTCGGAGGAGGCTTCCTCATGCTGCTGATCGTCAAGGAAGAGAAAGGCCGGGTCGAGGCACTGAGTTTTGAGCAAGTTCGCATGGATCGCGCCGCTCATGAATTTCCACAGGATTGA
- a CDS encoding isoprenylcysteine carboxylmethyltransferase family protein: MFTTDHRRILGEWLHRHRGWGLVPLLAIGLFFDVRVWPAGRGNFMMVAGAAGILFGTLLRIVCSTFISHREAHDPGRSHGLITNGPYAISRNPAYLGEAAIALGIAMMSRMPWFVLVTLIGGLLVLALVIEWEEETLRHLYGKTYEDYCHIVPRWFSWSRMLHPDCYLKTRGSVRLLAALRAESGTLLVGLLAILAFITKADLEILFFRQFTP; encoded by the coding sequence GTGTTCACCACTGATCACCGGCGAATTTTAGGCGAGTGGCTCCATCGTCATCGCGGCTGGGGACTGGTTCCTCTCCTGGCGATTGGACTCTTTTTCGATGTTCGAGTGTGGCCGGCCGGCCGAGGAAACTTCATGATGGTTGCCGGCGCCGCCGGCATTCTCTTCGGCACGCTGCTGCGGATCGTGTGTTCCACGTTTATCAGTCACCGCGAGGCGCACGATCCCGGTCGCTCCCACGGACTCATCACCAACGGACCCTATGCGATCTCGCGCAATCCGGCCTATCTCGGCGAAGCGGCGATTGCACTGGGAATTGCGATGATGTCGCGGATGCCGTGGTTTGTGCTGGTAACTCTGATTGGCGGATTGCTCGTTCTGGCTCTGGTCATCGAATGGGAAGAGGAGACCCTCCGGCATCTGTACGGGAAGACCTATGAAGATTATTGCCACATCGTCCCGCGCTGGTTTTCGTGGAGCCGGATGCTGCATCCCGATTGCTATCTGAAGACGCGCGGGAGCGTGAGACTTCTGGCGGCGCTGCGCGCGGAGAGCGGCACATTACTCGTCGGACTCCTGGCGATTCTGGCCTTTATCACGAAAGCGGATTTGGAAATACTTTTCTTCAGACAATTCACGCCATAG
- a CDS encoding T9SS type A sorting domain-containing protein translates to MFIAATALATPYWTPEQIAEEFARSGAAGEPRFIRPRDQRASLDEIAYFAHYRLLCDFLVSMQYTETGANRGGMIEGESGSDAGIIETDNTQEAIRVWSQYAVWTGDTASYGPRIRLAQGYCQRFPAWREGGGYYAIHNCGWGFEAERIYRQAYNDTTWTWYADSCALWVVGHPLDYDPNSTGLGQLNPCAQGLGIGGLYPHTLYRGRADWRQFALNEARRLRTWFESNPQRLYQNETWALCGGTALWGVCESLFREYPDSGRVWLTQYGPLLDVWQPVGTWNHAFNTWYCNAQHVCFQITQDSLYWGNAVYITDSLIGLDTDHDGGIPPGRNYPVTNDHSWVSAYMGWMGMERIIDALPVVDAIAVGYVSPISTLPYLAGDSLIVAARILNASQMPLTIRTRVSGQTFLDSMAVELEAGSDSVLSFARLWVLPDNETLPPVSPLQLSVFATGDENPANDTITVAFDIRRGVNVEGAITTEEPVPPPFPVRVEFYHEGYPDSAWTFVEQTTDSLYTNGSRKLMAGMNTIRVIPPTPLMLTERRIELAPGTIPQTVDFVIPFADVVLVDDDNGDVFESFYLSSLDSFDLRIRWWDCAAAGAPDIFNVPTVIWFTGNDSISTLDFREQAVLSSYLNEGGHLLLTGQDIADDLGSGSSFLSDVLACSLRAPNTEQRRFYGYAGNPITDGVEAYLIGSQGAQNQNSPASVYVIGDGQTIFHYSGDSAAVCGVAGEYSTGRFVFLSFGLEGVSGVGNTDTRDDLLARFFAWFGDSISFVSESPFIPLSLTLEQNYPNPFNPTTAIRFVAPQNTVTTLRVYNLLGQEVRTLYAGRGTGSEMTILFNGRNDAGTPLTSGVYVYRLEGSSGSMAKTLHLVR, encoded by the coding sequence ATGTTCATCGCAGCCACCGCTCTGGCCACGCCGTATTGGACTCCCGAGCAAATAGCCGAGGAGTTCGCGCGGAGTGGAGCCGCCGGTGAGCCAAGATTCATTCGCCCGCGCGATCAGCGCGCATCACTGGATGAGATCGCCTACTTCGCGCACTATCGGTTGCTGTGCGATTTCCTCGTGTCCATGCAATACACGGAGACGGGAGCGAATCGTGGCGGAATGATCGAGGGTGAGAGCGGCAGCGATGCCGGCATCATCGAAACCGACAACACACAGGAAGCGATTCGAGTCTGGTCGCAATATGCGGTGTGGACGGGAGACACGGCCAGCTACGGGCCGCGGATCCGCCTCGCGCAAGGCTACTGCCAGCGATTTCCGGCGTGGCGCGAAGGCGGCGGCTATTATGCGATCCACAACTGCGGCTGGGGTTTCGAGGCCGAACGCATCTACCGCCAAGCCTACAATGATACCACATGGACGTGGTATGCGGACAGTTGCGCGCTGTGGGTGGTAGGTCATCCGCTCGACTACGATCCCAACAGCACGGGACTCGGCCAACTCAATCCGTGCGCGCAAGGTCTGGGAATCGGCGGGCTGTATCCGCACACGCTCTATCGCGGCCGCGCCGACTGGCGGCAGTTCGCACTCAACGAAGCACGCCGTCTACGTACATGGTTTGAGTCAAATCCGCAGCGTCTCTATCAGAACGAGACGTGGGCGCTGTGCGGCGGAACGGCTCTATGGGGAGTCTGCGAAAGCCTGTTCCGCGAGTATCCCGACAGCGGACGGGTATGGCTCACGCAATACGGGCCGCTGCTCGACGTCTGGCAGCCGGTCGGAACATGGAACCACGCCTTCAACACGTGGTACTGCAACGCGCAGCACGTGTGCTTTCAGATTACGCAGGATTCGCTCTACTGGGGGAACGCCGTATACATCACCGATTCGCTGATCGGACTGGACACGGACCACGACGGTGGAATTCCTCCCGGAAGAAACTATCCCGTCACCAACGATCATTCGTGGGTCAGCGCGTACATGGGTTGGATGGGAATGGAGCGGATCATTGATGCTCTGCCGGTGGTAGATGCGATTGCGGTGGGGTACGTTTCGCCGATTTCCACTCTTCCCTATCTGGCGGGAGACTCGCTGATCGTGGCGGCGCGAATCCTCAACGCCAGTCAGATGCCGCTGACGATCCGCACTCGCGTATCGGGACAGACTTTCCTCGATTCGATGGCGGTGGAGCTGGAGGCGGGATCGGACTCCGTCCTGTCGTTCGCGCGGCTTTGGGTCTTGCCGGATAACGAGACTCTACCACCGGTCTCACCCCTCCAACTTTCGGTGTTCGCAACGGGAGATGAAAATCCGGCCAACGACACGATCACGGTGGCGTTCGATATCCGGCGCGGCGTGAACGTGGAGGGTGCGATCACCACCGAGGAACCGGTTCCTCCACCGTTTCCGGTGCGCGTGGAGTTCTATCACGAGGGCTATCCCGACTCGGCCTGGACTTTCGTCGAACAGACCACCGATAGTCTCTATACGAACGGAAGCCGGAAACTAATGGCGGGCATGAACACCATTCGCGTGATCCCGCCTACTCCGCTCATGCTCACGGAGCGGAGGATCGAGCTGGCTCCGGGAACGATACCTCAGACTGTGGACTTCGTGATTCCGTTTGCCGACGTGGTGCTGGTGGATGACGATAACGGAGATGTGTTCGAATCCTTTTATCTTTCTTCTCTGGACAGTTTCGATCTGCGCATTCGCTGGTGGGACTGCGCGGCGGCTGGTGCACCGGATATCTTCAATGTGCCCACGGTCATCTGGTTCACCGGCAACGATTCGATCTCCACGCTGGACTTCCGCGAGCAAGCTGTTCTGAGTTCGTATCTGAACGAGGGCGGACATCTGCTCCTGACCGGCCAGGATATCGCGGACGATTTGGGGTCCGGTTCGTCTTTCCTGAGCGATGTACTCGCCTGCTCGCTGCGAGCGCCGAACACGGAGCAGCGGCGATTCTACGGCTATGCAGGCAATCCCATTACCGACGGCGTGGAAGCGTATCTGATCGGATCGCAGGGCGCGCAGAACCAGAACAGTCCGGCTTCCGTGTATGTTATCGGAGACGGACAGACCATCTTCCACTATTCCGGTGACTCGGCGGCAGTCTGCGGAGTGGCCGGAGAGTACAGCACGGGGCGATTCGTGTTCTTGAGTTTCGGTCTGGAAGGCGTTTCGGGAGTCGGGAACACGGACACGCGCGATGATCTGCTGGCTCGATTCTTTGCGTGGTTCGGGGATTCGATCTCGTTTGTCTCGGAGTCGCCGTTCATCCCTCTTTCTCTCACGCTTGAACAAAACTATCCCAATCCCTTCAATCCGACGACCGCAATCCGGTTTGTCGCTCCGCAGAATACGGTAACCACTTTACGCGTGTACAATCTACTCGGTCAGGAAGTGCGAACGCTGTATGCGGGCCGTGGCACCGGATCGGAGATGACGATCCTCTTTAACGGCAGGAACGACGCGGGAACTCCTCTGACAAGCGGAGTATACGTGTATCGGCTGGAGGGAAGTTCGGGTTCGATGGCCAAGACGTTACATCTGGTACGGTAG
- a CDS encoding CDP-alcohol phosphatidyltransferase family protein gives MRIRTPINIPPSSGECTDRFWTAANCISLGRLLLLVPLFVFLRMGERGNGNLWALAVMGIALISDMLDGMVARWLKRESVWGRVLDPIADKVWIAGLALFLALPWREHPLPVGFLALVLARDVAIVVLAAYAYGRTGVVMKSNWAGKIAMTFTAFTLIVYTIYCHWIPVPLIWLRPVNVMWFTVILLVLSGIVYSYRFQRLLAAHAENKK, from the coding sequence GTGAGAATCCGTACTCCGATCAACATCCCTCCATCGTCCGGCGAATGCACGGATCGCTTCTGGACGGCCGCCAACTGCATCAGCTTGGGCCGGCTGTTGCTGCTCGTCCCGTTGTTCGTGTTTCTGCGGATGGGCGAGCGCGGGAATGGCAATCTGTGGGCTTTGGCGGTGATGGGAATCGCGCTGATCTCCGACATGCTGGACGGAATGGTGGCGCGCTGGCTCAAGCGGGAATCGGTGTGGGGACGGGTGTTGGATCCGATTGCCGACAAGGTCTGGATCGCGGGGCTGGCTCTGTTTCTGGCTCTACCGTGGCGGGAGCATCCGCTGCCGGTCGGATTTCTGGCTTTGGTTCTGGCGCGGGACGTGGCGATTGTGGTGCTGGCCGCCTATGCATACGGGCGGACGGGGGTGGTGATGAAATCCAACTGGGCGGGCAAAATCGCCATGACCTTCACGGCCTTCACGCTGATCGTCTATACCATCTATTGCCACTGGATACCTGTCCCGCTGATCTGGCTGCGGCCGGTGAACGTGATGTGGTTCACGGTGATTCTGCTGGTGCTGTCGGGGATTGTCTATTCCTATCGTTTCCAAAGACTTCTCGCCGCTCATGCGGAAAATAAAAAGTGA
- a CDS encoding inositol monophosphatase produces the protein MFGAIDINDDPSFPRDAMPEIPRSCFAHARSLSLETELALEAARRGGEVLRSHWMRLQSDQIREKGKGDLVTSADLAAEEEITSFLRRETPEAAVISEEGTNYGGSQHVWYVDPLDGTTNFVQQFPVFAVSIAFVESPATSGDQVKSGVVYNPVSGEIFYAARGRGSYLKESRLTGSPKNHLGDAVVATGFPRRYHTELAAYLREFDQIFRQCRAVRRAGAAALDLCWTAQGIFDAFWEHHLSPWDIAAGALIVEETGGICTDFEGSRDFIQRGDILGANPALHRALLDIIRTQRSGVSTDASAAPD, from the coding sequence GTGTTCGGTGCAATTGACATCAACGACGATCCGTCATTCCCCCGCGACGCTATGCCCGAGATTCCGCGTTCCTGTTTCGCCCACGCCCGCTCGCTCTCGCTCGAGACCGAGCTGGCCCTGGAAGCCGCTCGCCGCGGCGGAGAAGTCTTGCGATCCCACTGGATGCGACTTCAGAGTGACCAGATTCGTGAGAAGGGCAAAGGAGATCTCGTCACGTCAGCCGATCTGGCGGCGGAAGAAGAGATCACTTCGTTTCTGCGACGCGAAACTCCCGAGGCGGCCGTCATTTCCGAGGAAGGGACCAACTACGGAGGATCGCAACACGTCTGGTACGTGGATCCCCTCGACGGCACCACCAATTTCGTTCAGCAATTCCCCGTCTTCGCCGTCAGCATCGCGTTCGTGGAGTCCCCCGCAACGTCGGGCGATCAGGTGAAAAGTGGCGTCGTCTACAATCCCGTCAGTGGCGAAATATTCTATGCCGCTCGCGGTCGCGGAAGTTACTTGAAAGAGTCTCGTCTCACCGGCTCACCCAAGAATCACTTGGGCGACGCGGTCGTCGCAACGGGTTTCCCGCGCCGGTACCATACCGAGCTCGCCGCCTATTTGCGGGAGTTCGATCAGATCTTCCGGCAGTGCCGCGCCGTCCGCCGGGCCGGTGCCGCCGCTCTGGATCTTTGCTGGACGGCTCAGGGTATCTTCGACGCCTTCTGGGAGCATCACCTTTCGCCGTGGGACATCGCGGCGGGAGCGCTCATCGTCGAAGAGACCGGCGGAATCTGTACCGATTTCGAGGGATCCCGCGACTTCATTCAGCGTGGCGATATCCTCGGCGCCAATCCCGCGCTACATCGCGCCTTGCTGGATATTATCCGAACTCAACGTTCCGGAGTCTCCACCGACGCGTCTGCCGCTCCCGATTGA
- a CDS encoding amidophosphoribosyltransferase, with protein sequence MGVFGHPHAAELTYLGLFALQHRGQESAGIVSSDGSSLHAVRGMGLVADVFNDQQKFQHLAGNRSIGHVRYSTTGGSVAGNVQPLVVRTKDGPLAVAHNGNLVNARALRVALESEGAIFQTDSDSEIFVHLISRSREATLAGRIAAALSQVQGAYSLLFLTKEEMVIVRDPHGFRPLCLGGKGDAIVAASETCALDLTEATYVREIEPGEIVTVSARGIDSTTFAAPSLHMCVFELIYFARPDSQIFGGSVDRARRKLGKILAEEAPAEADIVIAVPDSSNTSALGYARAGGLKFELGLIRNHYIGRTFINPSQFMRSFNARVKYNPVVGVLKDKRVVIVEDSIVRGTTLKKLVALLRRVGVKEIHVRVASPPIQYPCFYGMDFPTRNELIAAWNSPEQIREYLGVDSLKYLSVEGMLAATYTDPGHFCTACFTGEYPVPLSDDQSESLFQYSEKEWARAELERVLKSFE encoded by the coding sequence ATGGGTGTTTTCGGTCACCCCCACGCCGCCGAGCTTACCTACCTCGGCCTGTTTGCCCTCCAGCACCGTGGGCAGGAGTCAGCGGGGATTGTATCCTCCGACGGCTCTTCGCTGCACGCCGTGCGGGGGATGGGGCTGGTGGCTGACGTGTTCAATGACCAGCAGAAGTTCCAGCACTTGGCCGGAAACCGTTCCATCGGCCATGTTCGCTATTCCACGACCGGGGGATCCGTTGCCGGAAACGTGCAGCCGCTTGTCGTCCGCACTAAGGACGGCCCGCTGGCGGTGGCTCACAACGGAAATCTGGTCAATGCTCGCGCCCTTCGTGTCGCTCTCGAAAGCGAGGGAGCGATCTTCCAGACCGATTCGGATAGCGAGATATTCGTTCACTTGATCTCCCGCTCCCGCGAGGCCACTCTGGCGGGACGGATCGCCGCCGCGCTCAGTCAGGTGCAGGGAGCCTACTCGCTGCTGTTCCTGACCAAAGAAGAAATGGTGATCGTCCGCGATCCGCACGGCTTCCGGCCGCTCTGCCTCGGCGGGAAAGGCGACGCCATCGTGGCGGCCTCCGAGACCTGCGCTCTCGATCTGACCGAAGCAACCTATGTTCGAGAAATTGAGCCCGGCGAGATCGTGACCGTCAGTGCGCGCGGGATTGATTCCACCACCTTCGCTGCGCCCTCGCTCCACATGTGCGTCTTCGAGCTGATCTACTTCGCCCGCCCCGACAGCCAGATCTTCGGTGGCAGTGTGGATCGCGCCCGCCGCAAACTCGGCAAGATTCTCGCCGAGGAAGCTCCCGCCGAGGCCGATATCGTGATCGCCGTCCCCGATTCCTCGAACACGTCGGCCTTGGGCTACGCGCGGGCCGGCGGACTTAAGTTCGAGCTTGGTCTCATCCGCAATCACTACATCGGCCGTACGTTCATCAATCCCTCACAGTTCATGCGCTCGTTCAACGCCCGCGTGAAATACAATCCCGTGGTGGGCGTGCTCAAGGACAAGCGGGTGGTGATCGTCGAGGACTCCATAGTTCGCGGCACCACGCTCAAGAAACTCGTTGCGCTGCTCCGCCGTGTGGGCGTCAAGGAGATCCACGTCCGTGTCGCCTCGCCGCCGATTCAGTACCCGTGCTTCTACGGCATGGATTTCCCCACCCGCAACGAACTCATCGCCGCCTGGAATTCCCCCGAGCAGATCCGCGAATATCTCGGTGTTGATTCGCTGAAGTATCTCTCCGTCGAGGGAATGCTGGCCGCCACCTATACCGATCCCGGCCATTTCTGCACTGCCTGTTTCACCGGTGAATATCCGGTGCCGCTTTCCGACGATCAAAGCGAATCGCTCTTCCAATACAGTGAAAAAGAGTGGGCCCGCGCCGAGCTCGAACGCGTCCTGAAGTCGTTCGAGTAG